In Longimicrobiales bacterium, the following proteins share a genomic window:
- a CDS encoding inorganic pyrophosphatase — MKDSEFSQWRPHPWHGLDIGRDPPVNVNAYIEITPFDLIKYEVDKNSGYLRVDRPQRTSSQPPALYGFIPRTYCGELTAALCPGAQRGDGDPLDICVISERPIARAEVIVPARVVGGIQLLDRGEADDKIVAVLEGDYVWNHVTDLAALPTILVERLEHYFSTYKLIPGADLQITVQNVYGLYHATRVIEAAMSDYRALGTA; from the coding sequence ATGAAGGACTCCGAGTTCTCGCAGTGGCGCCCGCATCCATGGCACGGTCTCGACATCGGCCGCGACCCGCCCGTCAACGTGAATGCCTACATCGAGATCACGCCGTTCGATCTGATCAAGTACGAGGTCGACAAGAACTCCGGCTACCTGCGCGTGGACCGGCCGCAGCGCACGTCCTCGCAGCCGCCCGCCCTGTACGGGTTCATACCGCGGACGTACTGCGGTGAGCTCACGGCCGCGCTTTGTCCCGGCGCACAGCGCGGCGATGGCGACCCGCTCGACATCTGCGTGATCAGTGAGCGCCCGATCGCCCGCGCGGAGGTCATCGTGCCTGCCCGCGTGGTCGGCGGGATCCAGCTGCTGGACCGGGGCGAGGCGGACGACAAGATCGTCGCGGTCCTGGAGGGCGACTACGTGTGGAACCACGTGACGGATCTTGCTGCATTGCCTACGATTCTCGTCGAGCGGCTCGAGCATTATTTCTCGACGTACAAGCTCATCCCGGGAGCCGACCTCCAGATCACCGTGCAGAACGTATACGGGCTCTATCATGCAACGCGTGTGATCGAAGCGGCCATGTCGGACTATCGTGCGCTGGGGACGGCGTAG